A window of Nitrospirae bacterium CG2_30_53_67 genomic DNA:
AACGATTGATGAATTTTTTCGTGAAGGGAAAGAAATCGATAAGGCTCTGAAACAAGCTGTTCAGCGAGCGCTTTTGGAGCACAAAAAGGCAGGCAATCCCGTCGTTGAGTGGCGTGGCGGGAAGATCGTCTGGATAAAGCCGGAAGAAATCACCGTTAAAGAGAAGAAGAACTGAATGAACCGCTGTCGCGCTCTATCTGAGTAGCCGCATCCATTCGGGGACCACAGCAACTGTTTGCAATGAAAAGATTATGGTATGGAATGGGGGGCAATTCAAAACCTTAGAACCGCTATTTGGGTCTCGAAATGTAAAGATCAGGTAGCGGGAAACAGGACGCCGGACAAATTCCCATGTATCCTTGACAGAATCCATGGTCTTGGGTATAGTGTAAATTACAAACAAGTTTCGACAGACAGAATAAATTTTAAATCATTAAACCGTATTTAGGGTTTATCCGCTGTCTGGTCGAACTTCAGTTCAGAAGAACCCATCGTTGCCGCACGGAAACGCTGGGTTCTTTTTTTTCCCTTCCGCCCATGCAAGGTCGGCGCAGATCCCACGTCATATTTTTCCCTTGTTTTAACAAGAGTTACAGGCTCAATCTCCTTGACAGCTTTATATCGGATATGCTACAAGAATCCATGCTTCTATATTTGTGGGGATTTTCATGCTCTATCCGTCACTGAAAGAATTCATCCGGAAGTCCAGACAGGGGAACCTGATCCCGGTTCACAAAGAGATCCTGGCGGATATGGAGACCCCGGTCTCGGCCTTTCGGAAGATCGACCAGGGGGGATTCTCTTTCCTGCTTGAAAGCGTGGAGGGAGGAGAGAAATGGGGCCGCTACAGTTTTCTCGGGAGCAGGCCCGCCGCCGTCATCGAGTCCAAAGACAACGAGGTCCGTGTGATGAGTGACGGGGTTTCTCTGAAGAGCGGCAGGGGGGAGGATCCGGTTGATTTTATCCGGGCCTATATGTCACGGTTCAAACCGGTGAATGATCCCGATCTTCCGCGCTTTCTGGGGGGAGCGGTGGGGTATATCGGATACGACATGGTTCGGTTTTTCGAGCGCATACCCGATGTGCCTAAGGAGGACTCCGGGTTTCCGGAGATGCTCCTGATGGTCATGGCCGACCTCCTGATTTTTGACAATATGGGAAAGAAGATCCTGATCGTTTCCAATGTCTTTCTCGATGACGGAGAGGACCCTGAGACGGCCTATCATCAGGCCGAAGAACGGATCAACCGGATGATTGAGCGGCTGAATGTCCCCTGTAAAATCGTCAACCTCTCCCTCCCCAAGGCCGTGGATCTTGAAATCCCGGCATCCAGTTTTACAAAAAGCCGGTTTTGTGAGGCGGTGAAGCGCGCCAAGGAATACATCGTGGCCGGAGACGTGATCCAGGTGGTCCTGTCCCAGCGGTTCCGGACCCGGGTCATAAACGATCCCTTTGACATCTACCGGGTTCTCCGGACCGTCAATCCTTCTCCTTATATGTATTATCTCCACATGGGGGAGATCCGGATCGTGGGGTCATCGCCTGAGGTCCTGGTCCGCGTGGAAGGAGACCGGGTCGAGGTCCGGCCGATTGCGGGCACCAGGCCTCGAGGGCGTGACGAGGAGGAAGACCAGGCGCTCATGGCCGAGCTTCTCTCCGACCCCAAAGAGCGGGCGGAGCATATCATGCTGGTGGATCTGGGGAGAAACGATGTGGGACGCGTCTCCAAGGCCGGCAGCGTGAAGGTTCCGGAACTCATGGTGATTGAAAAATACTCCCATGTCATGCATATCGTCTCGGACGTGACCGGGGAACTGGAGGCCGGCAAGGATGCCTATGATGTGCTCCGTGCCTGCTTTCCTGCAGGGACCGTGTCCGGCGCTCCGAAGATCCGGGCCATGGAGATCATCGAGGAGCTGGAACCGGTGAGACGCGGTCCTTATGCCGGCGCCGTGGGATACATCGGTTTCTCCGGCAATATGGACACCTGCATTACGATCCGCACCATGATCATCCGGGGAGAGGATCTCTTCCTTCAGGCGGGGGCGGGGATTGTGGCCGACTCGGACCCTGAACGCGAATATGAAGAGACCATCAACAAGGCCAAAGGGATGCTCAAGGCCATGGAGATCGCCAGGCAGGGGATTGTGTGAAGAGGGATTGCCATGCTGCTGATGATCGACAACTATGATTCGTTCACCTACAACCTCGTTCAGTATTTCGGGGAACTCGGGGAAGACCTGGTCGTCTACCGGAATGATCAAATCACCATCGTCGGGATCGAGGAGCTCAAACCCGGCCGAATCGTGATCTCGCCGGGGCCGTGCACACCCAAAGAAGCCGGGATATCGGTGGAGGCCATCCGGCATTTTGCCGGACGGCTCCCGATCCTGGGCGTCTGCCTCGGCCATCAGTCCATGGGAGCGGCCTTCGGGGCGGAGATTGTCGGCGCCAAACGGCTGATGCACGGTAAGACCTCGGAGATCCGGCATGATGGGAAGACGATCTTCTCCGGTCTCCCCAATCCCTTTGCGGCCACCCGTTATCACTCCCTGGTGATCCGGAGGGGAACGCTTTCCGAGGAGTTCGAGATCACAGCCGAGTCCGAAGACGGGGAGATCATGGGGATCCGTCACAAGCGCTGGCCCATGGAAGGGGTTCAGTTTCATCCGGAGTCGATCCTCACGACGGTGGGGCATGATCTGTTAAAGAATTTCCTTGAATTATAAAATGCGGGTAGAAATTAAGGGTACAAGGGGCCGAGGGGTCAAGGGGTCAAGTGAAGTGCTTTTTAAAAACTCAAGGGTCCGAGGGGTCAAGGGGCTTAGGGTCCAAGTGAAGATCATAGAAAAAACTGAAGGGTAACAGAAATCAAAAAAACCACTTGAATCCTTGAACCCTGGATCACTATAGGTTCTTGAATCCTCGAACCCTTTTTACCCACTGAATGGGAGAAGAACCTGAAATTATAAAAAGGACTTTTTATGATCGTCAATGCCGTTAAAAAACTTGTGATTGGCACGAACCTGAACCGGGAAGAGTGTTACGGGGCCATGGATGACATCATGGGCGGCCGGGCCACGCCGGCGCAGATCGCCTCCTTCATCACCGCGCTCAGGATCAAGGGAGAGACCGTGGAAGAGATCGCGGCCTGCGCCCAGGTCATGAGGGACCGGGTGGTCAGGGTCCATGTGGAAGCCGAGGACCTGGTGGATACCTGCGGCACCGGCGGTGATGGGGCCCGGACCTTCAATATCTCCACTACGGCCGCCTTTGTGGTGGCCGGGGCCGGGATCACGGTTGCCAAACACGGGAACCGGTCCGTCTCCAGCCAGAGCGGGAGCGCGGATCTCTTCGCCGCCCTCGGAGTGAATATCCAAGCCGGCATCCCCGTGGTGGAGCGCTGCCTTCGTGAAGTCGGCATCGGTTTTCTCTTCGCCCCCCTGCTGCACGGGGCCATGAAGCATGCCATAGGACCGAGACAGGAGATCGGGATACGGACCGTCTTCAATATCCTGGGTCCTCTCACCAATCCGGCCGGGGCTCCAAACCAGGTAATCGGGGTCTATGACCCGGAACTCACCGAGACCTTGTGCCAGGTCCTTCGCGAATTGGGGAGCCGCAGGGCCTATGTGGTGCATGGCTGCGACGGGCTGGACGAAATCACCCTCACCGGAACGACCAGGGTTTCAGAACTCAAGAACAACCGGATCTGGACCTTCAATCTGGACCCCGCCGAATTCGGTTTTCGTTATTGCAGGCCTGAAGACCTGAAGGGGGGAGATGCCGAAACCAATGCGAAGATCACCCTCTCGATCCTGAATGGAGAACCCGGACCCAAGAGGGACGTCATCCTCCTGAACGCGGCCGCCGCCATCTATGTGGCAGGCAGGTCCAAATCCCTGAAAGAGGGACTGGCCGCGGCCGCCGATTCCATCGAATCGGGAAGAGCCATGAACAAACTGGAAGCATTGAAGAGGGTTTCATCGGAAGGCGCGTGACGGTCTCACGATGGACGGATCTTATACACAAAAAAAAGGTTCTTTCGGCGGGTGAAAACATCATATGGGATAAGAACCAAAAAAGGTTTGTAAGCCTTGACGTTAGATGATATATTGAAACAGGTTAAAAGGAGACTCCAAGAGCGGAAGAGCCGCGTTTCCATGCAGGATCTTGAGGATAGGCTTAGTGAGTGCGGGCCCACGCGTCACTTTGCAGAACGGATCAGCCGGCAGGGGGATGAAAGAATCCGGGTGATCGCCGAGGTCAAGAAGGCCTCTCCATCCAAAGGGGTCCTTCGCCGGGATTTTGATCCCGTGGAGATTGCCAGGGAGTATGAGCGGTACGGCGCCTCGGCCATCTCTGTGCTGACCGAAGAGGATTTCTTTTTAGGGCATCCGGGTTATTTGCAGGCGGTCAGAAGGGAGGTCGGGCTCCCTCTCCTTCGGAAGGATTTCATCCTGGAACCGTATCAGGTCGTGGAGGCCCGTGTTCTGGGGGCGGATGCATTCCTCCTGATCGCCTTTCTCCTTGCGGACGGCCTCATGCAGGAGCTGATTCTGCTGGGACGGGATCTGGGGATGACGGCCCTGGTGGAGGTCGGAAGCGAAGAGGAACTGGACCGGGCGTTTTCCATGCCTGCCGAGGTGATCGGGATCAACAACCGGGACCTTAAGACCTTTGTGACCGACGTGGGCAACACCCTGAACCTGGTTGGAAAGATTCCCGAAGGGATGACCGTGGTAAGCGAAAGCGGGATTGAATCTCCACGGGATCTTGAAAAACTGGAAGGCGCAGGCGTGGATGCGGTCCTGATCGGAGAGGCGCTCATGCGTTCCGTTCACCCCGGGGAAAAACTCAGAGAACTCCTCGGGTACGGGAAAAGGCCATGAGGACGCGGATCAAGATCTGCGGGATCACGAATCTGAACGATGCCCTCTCCGCCGTGAAGTCAGGCGCCGATGCCCTCGGGTTTGTTTTTTATCAGCAGAGCCCGAGGTATATTGAGCCGGAGACTGCATCGAGAATCATCCGGAATCTCCCTCCTCTGGTGACGGCGGTGGGTGTCTTTGTCAACGAGGAGATTGAAAAGGTCCATGAGATCGCAGGTGACTGTCTGCTGGACCTTCTCCAGTTCCATGGTTCGGAATCGCCTGAATATTGTGAACGGCACAAAAAGCGTGTGATCAAGGCCTTTCGAGTCAAGGACGCCTCTTCCCTATCGGAGGTAAGCAAATATAAGGATAAGGTCAACGGGTATCTTCTGGACAGTTGCTCGGAAGATGCCTACGGCGGGACCGGGAGCGCCTTTGACTGGTCGGTCGCCTGTGAAATCAGCCGGCACTTTCCGGTCGTGCTGGCCGGCGGACTCACCCCCGGCAATGTGGGGGAGGCCGTTTCGGTGGTCGAGCCTTACGGCGTGGATGTCAGCTCAGGTGTGGAGCGCGCGCCGGGGATCAAAGACATGGGAAAAATGCGAAGTTTTGTTGAGTCGGTCCGTAAAGCCGATGCAGAAAGATACAGGATAAAATGAAAAAGATGAACCTGCCCGATCATCGCGGACATTTTAATGAATTCGGCGGCAAATTTGTGCCGGAGACCCTGATGCCGGCCCTGGAGGAACTGGAGCGGGAGTATGCCCTGGCCCGGCAGGATCCCTCTTTCTCGGAAGAACTGGAGAATTACCTCAAGGAATACGTGGGGAGACCGACACCGCTTAGTCTGGCCCAGCGCCTCACCGACCGTCTGGGAGGGGCCAGGATCTATCTGAAGAGGGAGGATCTGAATCATACCGGCGCGCATAAGATCAACAATACCCTCGGCCAGATCCTTCTTGCACGGCGCATGGGAAAGAAACGGATTATCGCAGAAACCGGCGCAGGGCAGCACGGAGTGGCCACGGCCACGGCAGCGGCCCTGTTCGGCCTTGAGTGCGAGATCTTCATGGGAGAGGAAGATATCGAACGGCAGGCCCTCAATGTCTTCCGGATGCATCTCCTGGGAGCCAAGGTTACCCCGGTCCTTTCAGGGAGCCGGACTTTGAAGGATGCCACCAACGAAGCCATCCGGGACTGGGTCACCCATGTAAAGGATACCCATTATATCATCGGTTCCGTGGTGGGCCCCCACCCCTATCCCATGATGGTCCGGGATTTCCAGTCGGTGATCGGCAGGGAGACCCGTGAGCAGATCTTGGAAAAAGAAGGGAGACTCCCCGATTATCTCGTGGCCTGTGTGGGGGGAGGGAGCAATGCCATCGGCCTCTTCCATCCTTTCGTGGATGATCCGTCCGTACGCTTCATCGGTGTGGAGGCCGCGGGCCTGGGTATTGAAACCGGAAAGCATGCGGCCTCCATAGCGGCGGGAGAGAGAGGCGTGCTCCACGGGAGCATGAGCTTCCTGCTTCAGGACCGAGACGGGCAGGTCATCCCGGCCCATTCCATTTCCGCGGGGCTCGATTATCCCGGGGTCGGGCCGGAGCACGCCTATTACCACGTGACCGGGCGGGCCAAGTATGTTTCCGTCACGGATGATGAGGCCCTGGAAGGGCTGCAGCTTCTCTCTAAAACCGAGGGGATTATCCCTGCCCTGGAGAGCGCCCATGCCGTCGCCTATCTGAAGAAGCTGATTCCCGGTACGGGGAAGAATCAGATCGTGGTCTTGAACCTGTCGGGCCGGGGAGATAAGGATGTGAACCATGTGGCCAAGATTCTGGAAAAGAGAAAATAACCGTTCAAACCGTTTGAACGGTTTGATAAGAGGGGTTTTAACTTGAGCAGGATCGACGAAGTCTTCAAGAGGTTGAAAAAAGAGAACGGCGTGGCCCTGATGCCGTTTATGACGGCCGGGGATCCTGACCTCCATATGACCGGGAGCGTCATCCGGGAGCTGGAGAAGAACGGCGCCGATATCATTGAACTCGGCATCCCTTTTTCTGATCCTCTGGCGGACGGCCCGACCATCCAGCGTTCATCCCAGCGGGCCCTGGCCGGAGGGGTTTCCCTCGCCAAGATTCTGATCTTTCTTAAGGAACTGAGAAGGGATGTCTCCATACCGATCGTGCTCATGGGGTATTACAACCCCTTTTTCCGTTACGGTTTGGAACGTTTTGCCGGAGACGCCAAAGAGGCAGGCGCCGACGGGTTGATCGTCCCCGACCTTCCGCCTGAGGAGGCGGAAGACCTGATCCGTGAGGCCCGCAGGGTAGACCTCGATACCGTCTTCCTCCTCGCGCCCACGAGTACGGAGGAGAGGATCAAACGGATCGCCGCGGTCAGCCGCGGCTTTGTTTATTACGTATCGCTGACCGGCGTCACCGGCCAGAGAGACCGGCTTTCCGATGACATCGGTCTTTCCATAGACAGGATCCGCAAAGTCACGTCGCAGCCGGTCTGTGTGGGTTTCGGCATATCGAAACCTGAACATGCCGGCAGGGTGAGCCGTTTTGCCGACGGGGTGATCGTCGGGAGCGCCCTGGTGGGATTCATCGAGGAACACTTGAATGATCCGGCATGCCCTTTTAGGGCGGGTGATTTCCTGTTGGAGTTCCGCAAGGCAACGAAACGGCAGGGATGAGGAGGGAGAAGAGATCATGGATTCCGGAAAAAACATTTCGTCCGTTGCAGAACCGGGGACATCAGGGGCCGGCGACCTTTTTGAGAAGTTCGGGGAGAGCATCCCCAAGGGAAAAGTCCTTTTCTATGAAGGGGACCCTGGGCAGGAGATGTATATCATCCAGTCAGGCAAGGTCCGTATCAGTAAACGGGTCCGGAATGTGGAGAAGACCCTGGTGATCCTGGGTAAGGGGGAATTTTTCGGGGAGATGGCGATTCTGAACAACCGGCCCCGTTCAGCCACGGCCATGGTGATCGAAGACTGCAAGATTCTGATGATAGACCGCAAAACTTTTGATACCATGATCCGGAACAATTCAGAAATCGCCATACGGATTATCAAAAAACTGGCCGCCCGTCTTCAGGAGGCCGACAACCAGATCGAGAACCTCCTGCTGAAGGATAACCTGAGCCGGATGGTCAATCTTTTGAAAAGATGGGCCATGGACAAGGGCGCGCCGGTTACAGGAGAGTTCAGCTTCGAATACTCACAGGAAGAACTGGCCTCGAATGCCGGCATTCCCGAGCCGCAGCTTCAAGACATGCTGAAAAAACTGTCCACTGCGAATATGATCCATCTCTCAGAGAGCCGTATCACCATTCCTAAAATGGAAGGGCTGGAACGGTTCTCTCACTATTTGGAGATGAAGGATCAATTCAGCAATCTGACATGAGGGGCTAAAAAACGGTTCAAGCGGTTCAAAGGGTTCAAACAGTCGAAAAAATTTGCAGGTGGATAACCAGGAGAGGTTATGATGAAAATAGAGGTTCTCGGCTGCCATGGATCTGAAACCCCTGAGGCGAATGCCGCGGGTTTCCTGATTAATGACTGTATTCTTCTGGAGGCCGGAACGGCCTCTTCGGTCCTCTCCATGGACCGGCAGCAGAAGATCAAATCCGTGATCATCAGCCATCTTCACCTGGACCATATCAAGAGCCTTCCCTTTCTTGCGGACAACCGGATCGGCGAAGAGGGGAACAGTCTTACGGTCTACGGCATCCAGGACGTCATTGACGGGCTGAAGACGCATGTATTCAATGATTCCCTATGGCCCGACTTCACCCGGATCGAGAACGGCAAGACCCCCCTCCTCGTTTTTCATCCCATCGTCCAGGGGGTGACGACACCCATCGGGGACCTGGAGGTCTTACCGGTTGCCGTGAGACACTCGATCCCATCCGTGGGCCTGCTCATCAGGCAGA
This region includes:
- a CDS encoding anthranilate synthase component I, which produces MLYPSLKEFIRKSRQGNLIPVHKEILADMETPVSAFRKIDQGGFSFLLESVEGGEKWGRYSFLGSRPAAVIESKDNEVRVMSDGVSLKSGRGEDPVDFIRAYMSRFKPVNDPDLPRFLGGAVGYIGYDMVRFFERIPDVPKEDSGFPEMLLMVMADLLIFDNMGKKILIVSNVFLDDGEDPETAYHQAEERINRMIERLNVPCKIVNLSLPKAVDLEIPASSFTKSRFCEAVKRAKEYIVAGDVIQVVLSQRFRTRVINDPFDIYRVLRTVNPSPYMYYLHMGEIRIVGSSPEVLVRVEGDRVEVRPIAGTRPRGRDEEEDQALMAELLSDPKERAEHIMLVDLGRNDVGRVSKAGSVKVPELMVIEKYSHVMHIVSDVTGELEAGKDAYDVLRACFPAGTVSGAPKIRAMEIIEELEPVRRGPYAGAVGYIGFSGNMDTCITIRTMIIRGEDLFLQAGAGIVADSDPEREYEETINKAKGMLKAMEIARQGIV
- a CDS encoding anthranilate/aminodeoxychorismate synthase component II (TrpG; with TrpE catalyzes the formation of anthranilate and glutamate from chorismate and glutamine; TrpG provides the glutamine amidotransferase activity): MLLMIDNYDSFTYNLVQYFGELGEDLVVYRNDQITIVGIEELKPGRIVISPGPCTPKEAGISVEAIRHFAGRLPILGVCLGHQSMGAAFGAEIVGAKRLMHGKTSEIRHDGKTIFSGLPNPFAATRYHSLVIRRGTLSEEFEITAESEDGEIMGIRHKRWPMEGVQFHPESILTTVGHDLLKNFLEL
- a CDS encoding anthranilate phosphoribosyltransferase, producing the protein MIVNAVKKLVIGTNLNREECYGAMDDIMGGRATPAQIASFITALRIKGETVEEIAACAQVMRDRVVRVHVEAEDLVDTCGTGGDGARTFNISTTAAFVVAGAGITVAKHGNRSVSSQSGSADLFAALGVNIQAGIPVVERCLREVGIGFLFAPLLHGAMKHAIGPRQEIGIRTVFNILGPLTNPAGAPNQVIGVYDPELTETLCQVLRELGSRRAYVVHGCDGLDEITLTGTTRVSELKNNRIWTFNLDPAEFGFRYCRPEDLKGGDAETNAKITLSILNGEPGPKRDVILLNAAAAIYVAGRSKSLKEGLAAAADSIESGRAMNKLEALKRVSSEGA
- a CDS encoding N-(5'-phosphoribosyl)anthranilate isomerase codes for the protein MRTRIKICGITNLNDALSAVKSGADALGFVFYQQSPRYIEPETASRIIRNLPPLVTAVGVFVNEEIEKVHEIAGDCLLDLLQFHGSESPEYCERHKKRVIKAFRVKDASSLSEVSKYKDKVNGYLLDSCSEDAYGGTGSAFDWSVACEISRHFPVVLAGGLTPGNVGEAVSVVEPYGVDVSSGVERAPGIKDMGKMRSFVESVRKADAERYRIK
- a CDS encoding tryptophan synthase subunit beta, with protein sequence MQDKMKKMNLPDHRGHFNEFGGKFVPETLMPALEELEREYALARQDPSFSEELENYLKEYVGRPTPLSLAQRLTDRLGGARIYLKREDLNHTGAHKINNTLGQILLARRMGKKRIIAETGAGQHGVATATAAALFGLECEIFMGEEDIERQALNVFRMHLLGAKVTPVLSGSRTLKDATNEAIRDWVTHVKDTHYIIGSVVGPHPYPMMVRDFQSVIGRETREQILEKEGRLPDYLVACVGGGSNAIGLFHPFVDDPSVRFIGVEAAGLGIETGKHAASIAAGERGVLHGSMSFLLQDRDGQVIPAHSISAGLDYPGVGPEHAYYHVTGRAKYVSVTDDEALEGLQLLSKTEGIIPALESAHAVAYLKKLIPGTGKNQIVVLNLSGRGDKDVNHVAKILEKRK
- a CDS encoding tryptophan synthase subunit alpha, producing the protein MSRIDEVFKRLKKENGVALMPFMTAGDPDLHMTGSVIRELEKNGADIIELGIPFSDPLADGPTIQRSSQRALAGGVSLAKILIFLKELRRDVSIPIVLMGYYNPFFRYGLERFAGDAKEAGADGLIVPDLPPEEAEDLIREARRVDLDTVFLLAPTSTEERIKRIAAVSRGFVYYVSLTGVTGQRDRLSDDIGLSIDRIRKVTSQPVCVGFGISKPEHAGRVSRFADGVIVGSALVGFIEEHLNDPACPFRAGDFLLEFRKATKRQG